TACGAATTGTAACATGTGGATATTTTGCTTCTAATTCTTTCTTCCATTCATTCGCTTCTTCTTCACGTTGTGCATGAATGATAACTGCTTCCATAGGTACACCTTTACTCGCTTGCTCATCAAAAATTTCAATGATACGTTTTAACGCTTTTTTACGCGTACGAATCTTTTCAAACGGAATAATGATTTTGTCTCTAAAATATAAAACCGGCTTTACTTGTAACAGACTACCGATGAAAGCTTGCGCGCTATTTAATCGTCCTCCACGTTGTAAATGGTGTAAATCATCTACTACAAAATAAGCGTCCATCGTTTTCTTCATTTCATCAAAACGGGCGATAATCTCTTTTGGATCCTTTCCTTCGCTTGCTAGCCTTGCACCTTCACGCACATAGAATCCTTGCACTTCACAACTAATTTCAGAGTCGTACGTATATACATCGATACCCTCTACCATTTGTCCAGCTGTCGTTGACGTTTGATATGTACCACTAATTCCACTTGAAAGATGAATGCTAATAACTGCATCGTAATCCTTAGATAATTCTTCATATAGCTCAACAAACTTCCCGATTGCTGGTTGAGATGTTTTCGGAAGTTCTTCTTGCTCACGTACTTTTACATAAAAATCATCTGCTGAAATTTCAGCTTCTTCTTGATAAGATTCCGTTCCAAACACAACGTTTAATGGAATCATATATATATTGAGTTCATCACGAATATGCTTCGGTATATATGCTGTACTATCAGTAACAATAGCTGTTTTCATTTTCGTACCTGCCTTATAAAAAAGTTTTTATTTCCTAATTTTACACGAAAACTAAAAATGGTGCATCCATACATGAAAATGCGGGTTTGAAATTATACTCATCATCTCGACAAATTACAACAAAAAGGTAAAATACTCACCAAAAATTTCAGCTTATTTATAAAAAATGTTTGAATATAAAAACGCCCGCTTTTAAAATGTAAAGTACTAGTCACTTTGATGGATAGGGGCGTATACAAGTGTTATTACAATATTTAACAATAAAAGGCTACGGTGAACACGAAATTGTTATTCAAAAATCAAGATTCATCTGTTATGTTAGTCGTGCTACAACCGAAGAAGAAGCTCAAGAATTCATACAAAAAATCAAAAAACAAAACTGGAATGCAACACATAATTGTTCTGCGTATTTAATTGGCGAACAAGATCAAATCCAAAAAGCAAATGATGATGGGGAACCTAGTGGTACAGCTGGTGTACCTATGTTAGAGGTACTCAAAAAACGCGGTTTAAAAGATACCGTCGTTGTCGTTACCCGCTATTTTGGTGGCATCAAACTGGGCGCTGGTGGATTAATTCGTGCATATGGAAAATGTACAAGCGAAGGCATTAATCATGTCGGTGTTGTCGAGCGAAAGCTAATGCGTGTTATGCAGACCGAAATTGATTACACATTACTTGGCAAAATTGAAAATGAATTACGTAATTCAAAATATGCCATTAAAGATATACATTACCTCGAAAATGTCACATTTGATACGTATGTAGAAGAAGATGGAAAACAAACATTCACGGATTGGATGATTGAATTAACAAATGGGAAATGTACAATTACAGAAGGAGATATGTTGTACTTAGAAAAAGATGTTATCTAAGAATAACTACTTTATCGCCTTTAAAGATTAATGTAGTGAATTACTTTCCTACAAATGAACTAAGGAGATTATATATGGAAGAACGTTATTATCATCTCCAAAATAGCAGAATAAAAAAGAAACGAAGAAGAAAGTTTTTCTACTTCCTTATTTTCTTATTTTTATTTGGTAGTGTAGGACTTTATATATTAAATTCCTACTCTTCTCTCATGGGGATGTATAGTGGTTTTACTCGTGAAAAGTCGGATTTGAGAACCGAAGATGTAGAAATTACAAAGGAGCCTTTTACACTCCTTATTATGGGGATAGAAGATTATGCAACAGACGGTCAAAACGGTCGTACAGATTCAATAATGTTTGCGACAGTCAATCCGAAAACGCAAAAAATTTCGCTTATGAGTATCCCTCGTGATAGTCGCGTTCCAATTGTCGGAAAGAATAAAGAGGACAAAATTAACGCTGCGCATGCTTACGGCGGAGAAGAAATGGCAATCAAAACTGTCGAAGGTTTTCTAAAAGTGCCTGTAGACCATTATCTTAAAATTGATTTCCAAGGCTTTAAAGGTATTGTTGATGCTGTTGGCGGTGTTACTGTTGATGTCCCCTTCGATTTTTGGGAGCGTTCAGACGTGGATTACTACAAAAAAATCGAATTTAAGCAAGGGCAACAAGAATTAAATGGTGAAGAAGCACTCGCTTACGTTCGTATGCGAAAGCAAGATCCGAATGGCGACTATGGTCGGGCCGCTAGACAAAGACAATTACTAGCTGCTGTTGCTCAAAAACTAAATTCTACCTCTACCGTATTTAAAATTAAAGATTTGACAGCAGTCGTTGGAAAATATATAAAAACTGACATTCCTATTTCAGATGGCCTTGCTCTTTACAATAAACTCTCTGGATTTGATCCTTCTACAATACAAACGTTCAAACTGGAAGGAGAAGATAAAAAAATAGGTGGTATTTATTACTTCCTTCCAGATCCAAACGGTGTTGAGGCAGTACGTAACGAAATTAAAAAAGAATTAGGAGAAAAGGTAAGCACGCAAGAAAATACAACAACAAAAACCGAATCAAATCCTTCTTCAAATTCTAACTCTAACGAAAAAGCGAAGAAAGAAACGAATCAGGACAAAACACCAACTGATCCCCCTCCTTCTACGAATGCTCATGCAGAGTGGATTATGAGAAATCAGCAATAAAAAAAGGCCAAATCGCATGCGATTTGGCTTTTTTTACTTATTAAAGTGTTTTAAAATTGCTTCTACAATACGCTCTGATGCACGGCCATCACCGTACGGGTTAGATGCTTTTGACATTTTATCATGAGCTTCTTTGTCTGATAACAACTCATCAGCAAGACTAAAGATTGTCTCTTCGTCTGTTCCCGCTAATTTCAACGTACCTGCTTCAATACCTTCAGGGCGCTCTGTTGTATCACGAAGAACAAGAGCCGGTACACCAAGTGACGGAGCTTCCTCTTGTACCCCACCAGAATCAGTTAACATTAAGTATGAACGAGCTGCAACATTGTGGAAATCAATTACATCTAACGGCTCAATTAAATGAATGCGGCCATGATCGCCTAAAATATCATTTGCAGTTTCACGAACAACAGGATTCATATGAACAGGATATACAACTTGTACGTCTTCATGCTTATCAACAAGACGCTTAATTGCACGGAACATATTACGCATTGGCTCTCCTAAGTTTTCACGACGGTGAGCTGTCATAAGTACAAGACGATCATTTCCAAGTTTCTCTAGTACAGGATGACTATATGTTTCTTTTACAGTCGTTTTTAGTGCGTCAATCGCTGTATTTCCTGTTATGAAAATGCGTGACTCATCTTTATTTTCTTTCTGTAAGTTCGTTGCCGATTTTGCTGTAGGTGAGAAATGAAGGTCCGCCATTACGCCTGTTAATTGACGATTCATCTCTTCTGGGTATGGAGAATATTTATCCCATGTACGAAGTCCCGCCTCGACATGACCTACTGGAATTTGATTATAGAAAGCAGCTAAGCTTGCGATAAACGTTGTCGTTGTATCACCATGTACAAGTACGATATCCGGCTTTGCTTCTTTCATTACTTTATCCAAACCTTCTAAACCTCGTGTTGTAATATCAATTAAAGTTTGGCGATCCTTCATAATATTCAAATCGAAATCTGGTGTAATTCCAAAGATACTTAATACTTGGTCTAACATTTGACGATGTTGCGCTGTTACAGTCACAATCGACTCAATTTTCTCTGGATGCTTTTGCAACTCTAATACAAGAGGTGCCATTTTAATTGCTTCTGGACGTGTCCCGAAAATTGTCATTACTTTTAAACGTTCAGTCATTTCATTGCCTCTTTTCTTTCACTAGTTACAAATCCTATTATGACATATAAGAATATACATGAATACATACCTTTTTAACGAATAACGGAAAAATCCCTCTTATAAATACTTTCTCTTCCAACAGAATAATAATCTATTCCTTGCTTCTTGACATCTTCATTAGTATAGCAATTTCTTCCATCGAATAAAATAGGTTCTCTCATAAGTTGTACGTAATTTTCTAACGGATAAGTCCGGATATCTTCCCATTCTGCCATGATAAAAGCCGCACTCGCTCCTCTAATCGATTCATCTATACATTCACTATATTGTATAGTCTCCCCAAAGATATTTTTCATATTTTGAATCGCCTTCGGGTCATATAGAACTATGTCCGCACCTAGATTTATTAACTCTTGTATCATAATAAGGGACGGTGCATCTCTTATATCATCTGTATTCGGTTTAAATGCCGCTCCCAGCACCGCAATCCGCTTCTTGTTCATATTTATTACTTTCTTCGCTTTCTCAATCAATAATAACTGTTGTTTATTATTCACTTCAATGACGGCTTTTAACAAGCGAAAATCATGTGCCACATTCCCTGCAATTTGCACAAGCGCTTTCGTATCTTTCGGAAAACACGATCCCCCGTAACCAATGCCCGCATTTAAAAAAGACGCTCCAATTCTTTTATCCATTCCCATCCCTTTTGCGACGTCTAATACATTTGCTCCTACCTTCTCACATATATTTGAAATTTCATTGATAAAACTAATTTTTGTCGCTAAAAAAGCATTCGATGCATATTTAATCATCTCTGCACTTTTTATATCTGTAACATATGTTTTTAAGTGTAATTCACTATATAAATTCTCCACTTTTCGTGCCGCTTCCTCATTATCGGCCCCAATTACAATACGATCTCCCTGAAAAAAATCGTAAATCCCTGAACCCTCCCGTAAAAATTCAGGATTCGATACAATATGTAATTCATGTCTGTTTTGTAATGTCTCCTCAATCCATCCCCTCATAGCACCATTCGTCCCTACAGGAACAGTACTTTTTGTAACAACAATAATGTCTTTAGTCGCATATGTCCCAATATCAACACATGCGTTTTGAATATATGTTAAATCCGCTGTCCCATCTAATAACGATGGCGTTCCAACTGCAATAAATATAAATTCTGCATCTTTAAATGCTTCCTCTTTACTTGTTGTAAAAGTTAAACGATTATTCTCACACGCATCATGTATTAATTCATATAAGCCAGCTTCATAAATAGGCAGATCCCCTTGTTTTATCCGTTCAATTTTCTCATCATTTATATCAAAACATGTAACCGAATGTCCCAATACTGCCAATCCTACCCCAGTAATCAATCCAACATATCCGGTACCTATTATCGTAATTTTCATTTCCTTTTCGCACAGGAATATACAATAGAAAATATACGAATACATAGAATTCTCCCTGTGCATCCTCCTCTCACCTTAAAAATGAGAAAACTCTTTTACTTCTTTATTATATGAATTACTTTCTTCATTCTTTTTTAAGTTTTTGTAAAATTAGATATTCTTCATTAAACCAATAGAAATCTTACCGAAATTAAAGCTGCCCGTTCAGGCTGGATAAATTCCCACATTTTAACACGGAACTTACTCATTTCTACGTGTAACACTTATAATATTGAAATAAAAGTATTCGCTATTAAAGAAAAAGAGAAAATGTCATATTCCAAAGCCCAATACGATTAACCTTCTTAAATGATTCAACATTCTGTATACAATTGTCATATATTCTATCTGCTTCCATTTACCGTAAAACGAAAAAAAGATTGAATTCTAATCTTTTTGTGATACCATATGTTATGAGCCTGCAAATAAACATCATAATTTTCAGATAAATATATTAAAAAAAATTACGTTAGACTATAAAAGGGTGGGGTATTAATGGACTCACAAGTGATTTATGCCATTTTGGCATCTTTCATCACTGTACTCGTCGTTACTCCTTTAGTTATTAAGTTAGCTTTTAAAATAGGAGCAACAGATAAGCCAAACGCACGTAAAGTGCACCAAAAGATTATGCCTCGTCTTGGCGGGTTAGCGATATTTATTGGTGTGGCTGTTGGATTTGTTGTCGGTGGCTTATACGAACAAAGAATGTTATCGATAACGCTAGGTGCGATTATCATTGTAATCATCGGTATTTTAGATGATATGTACGAGTTATCTGCGAAGGTAAAATTCGGTGGACAACTATTAGTTGCCATTATGATTGTAAAAAGTGGATTATTAGTGCAAGTATTATATATTCCAATCCTCGGGGATACTGAACTTGGATGGCTTGCTTACCCAATTACAGTATTTTGGATTGTAGGTATTACAAATGCAATCAACTTAATTGATGGCTTAGATGGATTATCTGCTGGTATTTCATCTATCGTACTTGCAACGCTAGCGTATATGGCCTTCACTAGCCCATGGGGCACTGGAACAGCTATCATTTTACCTCTAGCACTAATTGCACTTGCAAGTACACTTGGATTTTTATTCTACAACTTCCATCCGGCAAAAATTTTCATGGGAGATACAGGAGCACTATTTTTAGGATACTGTATTTCTGTTATATCGTTACTTGGATTATACAAAAGTGTAACGTTATTCAGCTTTATCGTTCCAGTTATCATTTTAGGCGTACCTGTATTTGATACGACATTTGCAATTATCCGTCGTATCGTAAATAAAAAACCTATTTCAGCACCAGATAAATCGCATTTACATCACCGTTTACTTGCAATGGGCTTCTCTCATCGTAAAACGGTACTAATTATATACGCATTCGGTATTTTCTTTAGTGTAAATGCAATCATTTTCTCTAGTGCGACATTATGGTTATCCATTATTCTTCTTTTCATTTTAATCTTCTTTACAGAGATTATTGCTGAAGTAATCGGTCTTGTACATGAACGTTACAAACCACTTATTTCCTTTTATAAAAAAGTGAAAAAACGCGAAGACTAATTGTAGTATAGCCTTTACTATTATGAAATATTCAAATAGCATCCTCTTTCTTATAAGAGGATGCTATTTTTTATTCATTATTTTACATTTCCAAAATATAGCTTGTTTGAGAGTTTCACTATTGGAGAAAGATATACATAATAAGAAAAGGATTATATTTTCTTTTTTACATCTTGATTGTCAAACTGAGGGTGAATGTTATGATCAAGCGAGTATTTCAATACATTATTTTATTTTT
This genomic window from Bacillus anthracis str. Vollum contains:
- a CDS encoding DegV family protein, which translates into the protein MKTAIVTDSTAYIPKHIRDELNIYMIPLNVVFGTESYQEEAEISADDFYVKVREQEELPKTSQPAIGKFVELYEELSKDYDAVISIHLSSGISGTYQTSTTAGQMVEGIDVYTYDSEISCEVQGFYVREGARLASEGKDPKEIIARFDEMKKTMDAYFVVDDLHHLQRGGRLNSAQAFIGSLLQVKPVLYFRDKIIIPFEKIRTRKKALKRIIEIFDEQASKGVPMEAVIIHAQREEEANEWKKELEAKYPHVTIRTGYFGAVIGTHLGEGALGLGWYTK
- the wecB gene encoding non-hydrolyzing UDP-N-acetylglucosamine 2-epimerase codes for the protein MTERLKVMTIFGTRPEAIKMAPLVLELQKHPEKIESIVTVTAQHRQMLDQVLSIFGITPDFDLNIMKDRQTLIDITTRGLEGLDKVMKEAKPDIVLVHGDTTTTFIASLAAFYNQIPVGHVEAGLRTWDKYSPYPEEMNRQLTGVMADLHFSPTAKSATNLQKENKDESRIFITGNTAIDALKTTVKETYSHPVLEKLGNDRLVLMTAHRRENLGEPMRNMFRAIKRLVDKHEDVQVVYPVHMNPVVRETANDILGDHGRIHLIEPLDVIDFHNVAARSYLMLTDSGGVQEEAPSLGVPALVLRDTTERPEGIEAGTLKLAGTDEETIFSLADELLSDKEAHDKMSKASNPYGDGRASERIVEAILKHFNK
- a CDS encoding LCP family protein, which encodes MEERYYHLQNSRIKKKRRRKFFYFLIFLFLFGSVGLYILNSYSSLMGMYSGFTREKSDLRTEDVEITKEPFTLLIMGIEDYATDGQNGRTDSIMFATVNPKTQKISLMSIPRDSRVPIVGKNKEDKINAAHAYGGEEMAIKTVEGFLKVPVDHYLKIDFQGFKGIVDAVGGVTVDVPFDFWERSDVDYYKKIEFKQGQQELNGEEALAYVRMRKQDPNGDYGRAARQRQLLAAVAQKLNSTSTVFKIKDLTAVVGKYIKTDIPISDGLALYNKLSGFDPSTIQTFKLEGEDKKIGGIYYFLPDPNGVEAVRNEIKKELGEKVSTQENTTTKTESNPSSNSNSNEKAKKETNQDKTPTDPPPSTNAHAEWIMRNQQ
- a CDS encoding UDP-glucose dehydrogenase family protein — encoded protein: MYSYIFYCIFLCEKEMKITIIGTGYVGLITGVGLAVLGHSVTCFDINDEKIERIKQGDLPIYEAGLYELIHDACENNRLTFTTSKEEAFKDAEFIFIAVGTPSLLDGTADLTYIQNACVDIGTYATKDIIVVTKSTVPVGTNGAMRGWIEETLQNRHELHIVSNPEFLREGSGIYDFFQGDRIVIGADNEEAARKVENLYSELHLKTYVTDIKSAEMIKYASNAFLATKISFINEISNICEKVGANVLDVAKGMGMDKRIGASFLNAGIGYGGSCFPKDTKALVQIAGNVAHDFRLLKAVIEVNNKQQLLLIEKAKKVINMNKKRIAVLGAAFKPNTDDIRDAPSLIMIQELINLGADIVLYDPKAIQNMKNIFGETIQYSECIDESIRGASAAFIMAEWEDIRTYPLENYVQLMREPILFDGRNCYTNEDVKKQGIDYYSVGRESIYKRDFSVIR
- a CDS encoding YigZ family protein; this translates as MLLQYLTIKGYGEHEIVIQKSRFICYVSRATTEEEAQEFIQKIKKQNWNATHNCSAYLIGEQDQIQKANDDGEPSGTAGVPMLEVLKKRGLKDTVVVVTRYFGGIKLGAGGLIRAYGKCTSEGINHVGVVERKLMRVMQTEIDYTLLGKIENELRNSKYAIKDIHYLENVTFDTYVEEDGKQTFTDWMIELTNGKCTITEGDMLYLEKDVI
- a CDS encoding glycosyltransferase family 4 protein — translated: MDSQVIYAILASFITVLVVTPLVIKLAFKIGATDKPNARKVHQKIMPRLGGLAIFIGVAVGFVVGGLYEQRMLSITLGAIIIVIIGILDDMYELSAKVKFGGQLLVAIMIVKSGLLVQVLYIPILGDTELGWLAYPITVFWIVGITNAINLIDGLDGLSAGISSIVLATLAYMAFTSPWGTGTAIILPLALIALASTLGFLFYNFHPAKIFMGDTGALFLGYCISVISLLGLYKSVTLFSFIVPVIILGVPVFDTTFAIIRRIVNKKPISAPDKSHLHHRLLAMGFSHRKTVLIIYAFGIFFSVNAIIFSSATLWLSIILLFILIFFTEIIAEVIGLVHERYKPLISFYKKVKKRED